GTTACTGGAGTCGGCTACTACGATAACGTCTGCGGCGAGCTTGTCCTGATGGGCTTCAAGGAAGTTGCGGAATGACGGTGAACCGGCTTCCTCCTCCCCCTCAAAGAAGTAAGTAACACCCACACCAAAGTCATCAACAAGATCCAGCACGGCGCGCAACGCAGCAATATGGACCATAATTCCGGCCTTGTCATCTGCCGCTCCACGCCCGAATAGACGGTCCCCAACTTTGGTGGCCTCGAATACTGGCGTATTCCAGTCCTCAGCATTGCCCGGGGGTTGGACGTCGTGGTGAGCGTACAAAAGAACAGTCGGCTTGCCTTCAGCTGCCTTGCGGCGGGCTACGACAGCTGGTGCGCCCATGGCGCCGTTTTCTGCAGGTTCGCGCAGAATTTCTACGCTCTCCATGCCGGCATCTTTGGCCAAGGCAGCAACGGCCTCTGCTGACTTCTCCAAGTTTTGTGGGTCAAAAGACTCCCACGCGATGCTGGGGATGGATACCAAGGAACTGAGTTCTTCGAGGATCTGCTCGAAGTTGGAATCGATATGACTCTTCAGTGATGAGATATCAACGCCGTTCTTGGCGGCATCGAAGGTTGAATTTGTGCTCATGTGTTCAGCCTAGCAATTCATTGCGTATCCAATGTCACGCGACAAGCTAATCCCGGCTAAGATAGAGGGGTGTTTGGACGTAAGAAGGATGAACCTCAATCCCCCGTAAATGTACAGCCCGTAGAGACGGCTTCGGATTCGACCGACGGCCGCAAAACGGGGCCGACGCCCAAGCGCAGTGCGCAGCAGGCAAACCGACAGCGACCATTGGTTCCGACTGATCGTAAGGCAGCCAAGGAAGGCGAGCGTCAGCAGCGCATTGAAGCGCAGAATCGCTTGCGTATCGCGAACGAAACTGGCGACGAGCGCTACCTCATGCCACGCGATAAAGGTGAGCAGAAGCGCTACACGCGTAACTTCATTGATGCGCGCTGGATGTTTGGCGAGTTCATGATGTTCATCATCCTGGCCTTCCTGGTGGTGTCCCTCGTCTTCCAGAAGAATCTACAGGTTCAGGTCTTTGTTCAGCTCGCACTTTGGGTTGTTATCGCACTGATCATTATTGAAGCGATCGTTACCTCGATCGTGCTCAAGCGTCGTTTGGTGAATAAATTTGGCCACATGGAGCGCGGTGTTCGCATGTATGCAGCGATGCGTGGCATGCAGTTCCGTAAGCTTCGCCTGCCAAAGCCACAAGTTGCCCGCGGGGCAAATATTGACTAAATAGTCTCAGTTAGCGAAAGGGACAAGCTCACCTGAGCTTGTCCCTTTTCTATTGTCGCGACTACGGATTAGACAATGCTTAAAATTTGTAGCTTCTTTTACAAGTATTTAACTAATACGTATTAGGAGTGGCACTCCCCTTGTGGAGATTTTTGGTTTCCGACGTGGGCATAGCGAACTGCCCTTTGTACTTCTATTTACAAGGCGAGACCTGCATCGATTCTGCAAAGAGGTCGCCGTCTTTAACGCAAAGCCGGGTCTACAGAACGTTGACGTTCTGTAGACCCGGCTTTTTAGGTACGCGTCAGTGAAAGCCTATTCGGCTTAGAGCATGCGCTCCAATCCCCTATTAATAGAACGGGCCCAGAATGGTCCTTCATAGAGGAACGCTGTGTAACCCTGAACTAGATCTGCGCCAGCATCCAATCGGTCCTTCACGTCCTGAGCGGTTTCAACGCCGCCCACCGCAATGAGTGCCATATCCGATGGAACCAAGGAACGAAGCTGACGAAGGACTGCGAGCGACCTGGCCTTCAGAGGCGCACCGGATAAGCCGCCTGCACCAATTTCTTCAACCTTGGTCATCTCGCTCTTGAGTCCATCACGAGTAATGGTGGTGTTGGTCGCGATGATCCCATCAAGCTCTAGCTCAATGGCAAGCTGTGCGACATCGGCGACGTCTTCATCACTGAGATCCGGTGCAATCTTCACCAAGAGAGGAATGTGTCGACCGGACACCTTGTCTGCAAGTTCCCCTACTTCGGAGAGCAAGGGGCGCAAGGACTCAACGCTTTGCAGCAAACGTAGTCCGGGGGTGTTGGGGCTTGATACATTGACTACCAAGTAGTCCGCATGAATGGCGAGCTGACGCGTTGACGCGAGGTAATCCCCTACTGCGTCCTCCAGTTCAACCACCTTGGTCTTGCCAATGTTTACGCCAATGACCGGTCGGGTCGCAGAGTAATCGCCCTTTAGTTCCTGGCGGGCATTCGCAACGCGCGCCGCAACTCGTTCTGCACCTTCGTTGTTGAAACCCATGCGATTGATGACCGCCCGATCCTCAATCAGACGGAAGAGGCGGGGTTGCGGATTACCAGGCTGTGCCTGTCCGGTGACGGTACCAATTTCAACGTGACCGAATCCGATATCGCTCAGACCAACGATTCCCGTTGCGCCCTTGTCGAAACCTGCGGCCAGACCAAAGGGTGAGGGGAAGTCGATTCCCATTACGGTTCGTTTCAGTTTTGCAGATGGTGCAAAAAACTTGCGGGTCAGTTTAGTGAGCCCGGCACGTTGCGCAATCTTTATGGCATTAAATGCAAAGTGATGAGCCTGCTCAGGATCCATCTTGGCGAACACGTGCTTGAAGACCAAAGGGTATATGCGCATAGAACCATTTTCCCGTGAAGGGGTCCAAACAGACAACTTGAGATCGGTAGTATTCAAGATATGAAGGAGCAGTTCACCCCGGAAACCGATCAATGGCCCGATTATCAGGCAACGACTCGGGCGGGCGAATGGTCGCAAGATCCTCTCGGACCGCATTTTCAACAACAAAGTTTAGACTTTGGCACGGATAGTGAAGGGCCAGCAGTTGCAACTCTCGTTCGTTATCGGCCACCGGGATTTCGCAATAAATTGGGGCGAAAGGCTAAAGGCGTAGTACTCAGCGTTCACGGGTGGAGCGACTACTTTTATAACCCTGAACTAGCGGAGTTTTGGCACGCCCAGGGCTATCATTTTTATGCGGTCGACCTACGCCGGCACGGCAGAAGCCTACGCGTGGAACATCAATTACCCGGTTACGTTGATGACTTAGCGACATTTGATGAAGATCTTGAAGCGGCTTTGTCGCTGATGAGATCCGAACATCCGAGCTTGCCGGTCATCGTGCAGGGCCACTCTACGGGCGGACTGATCTTGAGCCTATGGATTGCGCGCAAGAACCCCGAAATCAAAGCCTTGATACTGAATTCGCCATGGCTGGAGTTCCAAGGCACTGCCTTCTTGCGGATACCCATTTACGGGCTGATGGACGCGATCACAAGGACGAATCCTCGGCGAAAACTGATGGGGCCAGAATTTGACCACTACTGGCAGTCCCTCAGTACACAGGCCCACGGCGAATGGGACGTACATCGTCTGTGGCGGCCTCGCCTCGCTTTTCCCAATACGGCCGGATGGCTGAAAACCATATTTGAAGGTCATGCGCAGGTGGCTAAAGGTTTGAACCTTGGGCTACCGATCCTCGTGATGACTTCCGACAGGACTCACATTGGAACGAGCTATAGCGCCGACATGCAACACTGTGATTCGGTGCTTGATGTTCAGCAAACACGATTGCGTGCGGCAAAACTAGGAAGCTTCGTCACTCTGTGTGAGGTAGCCGGGGCGATGCACGATGTGTTTACCTCGGCAGAACCTGCACGCGCCTATGCCTATCGTGACCTGGCGTTGTGGCTGCGTATTCTCACATAGAACTAGAGACTGCTCTTTAGGCTTGCGGCTTGTCTACTGCTCCTCCATAGCGACGGTCGCGCTTGGCATATTCTTCAACAGCGGTAAACAGGGTTCGACGGTCCACATCCGGCCACAGCTGATCAAGGAAGACCATCTCTGCATAAGCCGATTGCCAGAGCAAGAAGTTACTTGTCCGCTGTTCACCGCTGGTACGCAAGAACAGATCCACGTCTGGCAATTCTGGAGCGTGCAAATATTTAGCGATGGTTTTCTCCCCCACTGAACTGGCACGCAACTTTCCAGCGGCCACATCCTTGGCGATAGCATTCACAGCATCACCAATTTCAGCTCGACCACCGTAATTAACGCACATGGTCAGCTGGCACCCTTGATTGGCTTCAGTCAGCTCTTCAGCGGCTCGTAATTCGTTGATCACTGACTTCCATAGCTTAGGTTCGCGTCCAGACCACCGAATTCGTACGCCCCACGAGTTCAGGGTGTCGCGTTGACGACGCAATACGTCCCGAGAAAAACCCATCAAGAAACGCACCTCGTCTGGGCTGCGCTTCCAGTTTTCGGTGGAGAAGGCATACACGGAAACGTACTTGATGCCCATTTCTACTGCTCCAGCCATGACATCAAGCAAAGCCGCTTCCCCCGCCCGGTGGCCTTCGGTTCGTGGCAGGCCCCGCTGGTTTGCCCAACGTCCATTGCCATCCATAACGATAGCCACGTGCTCAGGAATCAATTCCCGAGGAATGCTTGGCATTTGAGGATTCGCTGGATGAGCGAAGGGTGCTACTGGACCACGACGGCCGGTGATCTTTGGAAGTTTTTTCAATTTCTCTCCACGAGACGTAGGGAATTCACTGCACGCTCCAAGTGCCATTGCAAGTAGTTTGCCACGATGTTGGCAGCCTGTTTTCGAGCGCGTGGACCGGCTTGGGCCACAACGGCCCAATTTCCTTGGAGCAAGGCTTCAAGATATTCAATGGTGATCGGATGAGGTGACAATGAACCCGAAGGACGGCAGTCGTTGCAAACCACTCCTCCAAGCTGAACGTGTACCGCCTGATGTGGTCCGGGCTTGCCACATTTAACACAGTCAGTAAATGATGGGGCCCAGCCAGCCACCGACAGCGCTCTTAAGATGTAGGAGTCCAATACGGCCCCGGAATCGACGCGCTGTTTCGAGAGCAACGCGATGGCCCCATGGAATAGGCGGAATTGCTGAAGGGTGGAGTCACCCTCCGCCTCCAGCAACTTTTCGGCAATCTCGGCCATGGCATTGGCCACGGTGTAACTCGGATAATCCGCGACCAGCAGGTGACCATAGGAATTACGAAGTTGCGCCTGAGAGACGATATCTAGGTTGCGTCCCATCACCAATAGGGCATCAACTTCCATAAAGGGTTCCAAGGTTGCGCCGAGCCGTGAGGAAGTACGACGTACGCCCTTTGCTACAGCACGAACAATGCCCTTGGGCGTGAGTAAGGTGATGATTCGGTCAGCTTCACCCAGCTTATGAGTACGCAGAACTATTCCACGACTGTGGTAGCTCTTGGACGCAAAACCTGATCTGGACACGGAGAATATTCTCCCACTACCGCGAACAAAGTACGCAATTGAGCAGTGCCTGCGTGCCGAATTTGTAGCTGAAAGCGCAATGCACGCTATGACTTAGGCGGTGGCCATAGTCATAGCGTGCATTGGTTAGAGACGCTGATCCGCTGGTTTTAGGCGGCGTCGCGAATCGCGCGGTTGACCGCCGAGACCACTGCCTTCAGCGCTGCAATGTTGGTGTTGGTGTCCATGCCGATGCCCCACAGGATCCGATCGCCCACTGCGCATTCAACGAAGGCTGCGGCACTTGCGTTGCCACCCTCGCTCATAGCGTGCTCGGTGTAGTCCAAGACGCGCAGGTCGACGCCGTCATCGTTGAGCATCTTGACCAGGGCCGAGAGTGGACCGTTGCCCTGGGCGCTACGCTCATGGGCAACACCATCGATGATCAGCTTGGTATCCAGCTGGAAGCTGCCGTCTTCTGCAGAGGTAGCTGTCGCGGAAGCAATCTCGTAGTAACCCCACGAGTCCAGCCCCGAGTCCTTAGCCACAGGCAGGTACTCGTCCTGGAAGACGTTCCAGATGCGCTCCGAGGAGATTTCGCCGCCCTCGGTATCGGTCTTGCGCTGGATGACGCCCGAGAACTCGATCTGCGCACGACGTGGCAGATCCAAGTTGTAATCGTTCTTCAGCAGGTAAGCCACGCCGCCCTTGCCGGACTGCGAGTTCACGCGGATCACGGCTTCGTAAGAGCGGCCGATGTCCTTCGGATCGATCGGCAGGTACGGAACCGCCCACACCAAGTCGTTGATGTCCTTGGACTCCGCAGCGGCCTTAGCCTCCATGGATTCCAAGCCCTTCTTAATGGCGTCCTGGTGGGAGCCGGAGAAGGCGGTGAAGACCAGATCGCCACCGTAAGGGCTACGCTCTGGAACTGGCAGTTGGTTGCAGTATTCGACGGTGCGACGGATGTGATCCATATCGGAGAAGTCGATTTCTGGATCCACACCCTGGCCGAACAGGTTCATGCCCAGGGTGATCAAATCAACGTTACCGGTGCGCTCACCGTTGCCGAACAGGCAGCCTTCGATACGGTCTGCACCGGCCAGGTAGCCCAGCTCAGCGGCGGCCACGCCGGTTCCGCGGTCATTGTGCGGGTGCAGGGAGAGGATGATCGAGTCACGGTTGGCCAGGTTGCGGTGCATCCACTCGATGGAGTCGGCGTACACGTTAGGGGTCGCCATTTCTACGGTGGCCGGCAGGTTCAAGATCATCTTGTTCTCTGGGGTGGCTTCCAAAACTTCGGCCACGGCCTCGGAAATACGCTTGGCGAATTCCAGCTCGGTGCCGGTGTAGGACTCCGGCGAGTATTCATAGGTGATCTTGGTGCCGGACAGCTGTTCTTCGTACTTCTTGCACAGGCGGGCGCCGGTGACTGCAATGTCGACGATGCCGTCCTGGTCCTGACGGAAGACCACTTCACGCTGCAGGATCGAGGTGGAGTTGTACAGGTGAACGATGGCCTGCTTGGCACCTTCCAGCGCTTCGTAGGTGCGCTCGATCAGGTGTTCGCGTGACTGGGTGAGCACCTGAATGGTGACATCTTCAGGGATGCGGTCTTGTTCGATCAGCTGACGGACAAAGTCAAAGTCGGTCTGTGAGGCCGAAGGGAAACCGACCTCGATCTCCTTGTAGCCCATCTGTACCAGCAGGTCGAACATCTTGTGCTTACGCTCAGGACTCATCGGATCGATCAGTGCTTGGTTTCCGTCGCGCAGGTCGACTGCACACCAGCGTGGAGCCTTGGTGATGTATTTGTCGGGCCAGGTGCGATCAGGCAGGTTGACTTCGATCTGGTCCTGGAATGGAACATACTTGTGGATTGGCATGTTCGATGGTTTTTGCATGTTCTGCATTTCGGTGTGTCCCCTAGACAAAAATAGTGCTTAGTTTGTGGGGCCAGACAAGAGCTACTCCGCGACGAGGGGTCGGCCTGTAGACCACTAACGGTCCTTTGGATCCTCGCAGCGGCACAGTAGAAGTAGAAGCTCGAAATGCACGAAATGAGCATAACACCGAGACTTCACGGTTGCTCAAACTTATGTCGCGTTCATGTCACATTGTGGACAATCCGCCGCGCCTTTGACCCTAGACACTCTGACTCGACCGGCGAAGAATGAGAAATCCACGGTGCTGGCTTGAGGAGGTCCACGAATGAAAGCGATCATTGTCGGAGCGGGAATCGCCGGGCTGGTTGCAGCGCGACAACTAGGGCTTTCCGGTTGGCAGGTCCTAGTATTGGAACGCTCTGCAAGCCCACGCCCCGATGGCTACATGATGGACTTTTTCGGGCCCGGAGTTGAAGCCTCCGAGCAGATCGGCCTGTACCCCTATCTCAGTCAAGTCGCTTACCAGGTGGAAGCGGCTGAATACGTGGACCCGTCAGGACGGGTTACCGCCAGCTTGGACTATCGGACGTTTGCGGATCTGGCTGGAGGTAAGGTGCTTTCCCTGCTTCGCCCCGATATGGAACACGCTGCACGCAAAGCCCTTCAGGAGGTGCCCGAAGGACAGGTGGAGCTACGCTACGGCGTGCACATCCAGCGAATGCAGCTGGACGGGGCGAAGGTACGGCTCTGGGCTGGGGACGGGCAGGAAGTAGAAACCGCGGACCTGTTAATCGGGGCCGATGGAATCCATTCGGCGCTGCGGACCGCATTCTTCGGCCCCGAGCAGGACTTCCTGCGCCCACTGGGGATGCGTGCGGCGGCCTTCATCGTGCAGGAACCAGAACTCAACCAGCAATTGAAGAACAGATTTGTACTCAGCGACACGGTGGATCGCACCGCGGGGATCTACGGGTTACGTGACGGGCAGGTTGCCTCATTCTTGGTCTATCGCCAGGACCCCACGGCTAAACTGGGTGAGAGTGCAGACCGCTTGCGCCGTATCTTCGCCGGCACCAACCAAAGAGTGGATCGGCTGCTGGAGTTATCTCCGGCTAATCCCTATGACGATGTTGTCGCTCAGGTGGTGATGCCTTGCTGGCACCACCGCTCGGTGGTGCTGATCGGTGACGCGGCAGCAGCGGTGTCCTTGCTGGCTGGGCAGGGCGGTGCGATGGCGGTGTGCGCGGCTGCCGCCCTAGGCAACGCATTGGGCGAAGTGTCCAGCAAAGAGCAGATTCCAGCCGCTTTGGCAGAGTATGAGCGGGTTATGAGGCCGAAAATTTCCACCGCGCAGGCTTCGGGCCGACGGGCAGCCAACAGCTTTTTACCCCGTCACCGATTGGGTCTGCTATGGCGTCGGCTGATCTTGCGCTCTACTAAACTGCCCGGGGTTGATCGCCTCGTGGCTGGCCAGATCGTGAAGCGGCTAGCAAAGTGATGGCCGGAACCCGACGAGGGATTCCGGCCATGACATTTTGGGCAGGTTACTAGAAGCCGAGGCGTCCTAGCTGCTTGGGGTCACGCTGCCAATCTTTGGCGACCTTAACATGCAAATCTAAGTACACCTTAGTGCCCAGGAGCTTTTCGATGCCCTTACGAGCATTGGAACCAACCTCACGCAAACGAGAACCACCACGACCAATGACAATAGCCTTCTGGCTGGAGCGCTCAACAAAGAGCGAGACGTGAATATCGATCAGCGGGTTATCCTCGCTGCGACCTTCGCGAGGGTTCATTTCCTCGACCACGACGGCCAGCGAGTGCGGCAATTCGTCACGAACGCCTTCGAGGGCTGCTTCACGGATCAGTTCGGCCACCATTTTGGCTTCTGGCTCGTCGGTGAGTTCACCGTCCGGGTACAGTGGTGGACCCTTAGGTAGCTGCTCAACGAGCACGTTCGCGACTTCTTGGACCTGGAATTCTTTGACAGCTGAGACCGGGACGATCGCAGCGAAACCGTTCTCCCCAAAATTCTGGGTTCCCATTTCAGCCACGGCAATGAGCTGCTGGGCTAGTTGTTCACGGTCCACCAGATCAGCCTTGGTGACTAGCGCGACGATCGGCTTGCGCTGAAGTTGAGCCAGCTGAGTGGCGATGAAACGATCACCGGGACCAATTTTTTCATTGGCCGGAATGCAGAAGCCGATGGCGTCCACTTCGGAGAGGGTTTCTGCCACCAGGTCGTTCAGTCGCTGACCAAGCAGCGTACGTGGTCGATGCAAACCTGGGGTGTCGACCAGAATCAGCTGTGCATCTTCGCGGTGCACGATACCGCGGATGGTGTGGCGGGTGGTCTGTGGCTTAGCTGAGGTGATAGCCACCTTTTGGCCTACCAGGGCGTTGGTCAACGTTGACTTGCCGGCGTTCGGGCGGCCTACAAAGGAGGTGAAGCCCGAACGGAAATCCTCTGGCCATCCACTGGCGGCTAGTAGGTTATGGTTTTCGCTCATGTGAGGAATCCTCGTCGTTCTTAATATGGTCGGATGCGTCTGTTACCAGGCGCTCTACATGGATTTTGCCGATCCGGTTTCGTCGTCCTGCTAGGGCAACAACGGTCAGTCTTAGACCGTTAATATCGGCAGTGGACCCCAGCACCGGCACTGATTCCAGGGCCTTGGAGAGTAGCCCGCCAACGGTGTCGACGTCTTCCTCTTCGATGTGCATGTCAAAATGATCGGCGATGTCATCGATCGATGCGGAAGCTACCGCAAACAGTGATCCATCTGGGTTCTCGATCAGTTCGGTCCTTGATCGATCATACTCGTCGTCAATCTCTCCGACGATTTCTTCGATCAGATCTTCGAGCGTGACCAGTCCGGCGGTTCCACCATATTCATCAATGACAATGGCAAGGTGGATCGATTCTTGCTGTAATTCTTGGAGCAGCTCGGCGGCTGACTTAGATTCCGGCACAAAGCGAACCTTGCGGGCCAAATCTGAAAGGGTGGCCGCCTGCTGGAGCCCGTGGATCTCACGGATGAGGTCCTTGAGGTAAATGATTCCCTGAATATCGTCGGTGTCTTCCCCAATCAAGGGAATGCGGGAAAAACCCGAGGCGATAAATAGGTCCATGGCCGTATGAAGGCTTTGGTCAGCGGTCAGCACCACCATGTCGGTGCGGGGCACCATGACCGACCGAACGTTGGTTTCTTCAAGGTCGATCACCGACGAAATTAGCTCGGCTGATTCTTCGTCGAGGTCTTCACCTTCGGAGGCACGGTCGACCAGATCACGTAAGCGTTCTTTGCCTAAGTACCCGACTTCGTCGACACCGCCTGGGCTCAACGCCTTGGCGATCGAAGCCAGCCAGTTGGTGACCGGCCCCAGGATCACACGTAGCAACCGGACCATCGGAGCAGTGTTCTGCACGACGCTTTCTGCGTTGGAGCGGCCGAAGCGGCGAGGGGAAACGCTGACAAGGACAAATCCGAGACCAGCCATGGCGATGGTGGAAATCAGTCCGATGAGCCAGATGTTCTCCAGCCATTGGGCTACCAACAAAGCGACGGCGACCGCTGAAGCGGTTTCAAACCAGATGCGCCAGAACTTAATGGCCTGCGCGTGGGTTTCGGTATCGTCGAGAATTGCAGAGAGCGATTTTGCGTTAGATTCGGCGCGCAATCGCTCTGCAGCATGACGGGATAGTGCGTAGAAGGCTGAGTCTGCGGCGGTCAGCACGGCAGAGAAAGCCATGAAGACCAGGGCAAGAATCAGCAAAAGTATTTCCACGGGGCTATTCCACCGTTTCCTTCGGTGCCGGGCGCCCGGTGTAGGACTCTAAGAGTCGACGCTGCAAGGTAAACATCTCTTCTTTTTCGTCTGGTTCCATATGGTCGAACCCCATCAGGTGCAATAGACCGTGGGTTGTGAGCAACAGGATTTCGTCGTGCGTGCTGTGCCCACCAGCCTGTGCCTGAGCTTGCGCTACCGTGGGGCAGATGACGATATCGCCGAGGATGCCGTTGTCGCCTGGTGCACTGCTCGTGCCCGGGCGCAACTCGTCCATGGGGAAACTCATAACGTCGGTGGGACCTTCAAGGTCCATCCATTCCACGTGCAGAGCACTCATGGCGTCTTCATCGATAAATACGACCGACACCTCGGTTTCCGGGTGCAGGTACATGGCCTTCAACACCGAATCTGCTAGAGCCGAGACGTCTTGCAGATCGACCTCGAATTCGGTTTCGTTATTTACTTCAATGCTCATTTGCTACGCCGTCCCCGGTTGTGTTCTTTGCGTCGGGTATCGTCCCAACGGTCATAGGCAGAAACGATGTCAGCGATCAAACGATGGCGGACAACGTCAGAAGAATCTAGGCGACAAACTGAAATGTCTTCGATGCCTTCAAGTACATCGCTGGCCATCCGAAGTCCCGAGGTGGCATTACCCGGCAAGTCCACCTGGGTGATGTCGCCGGTGACAACCATCTTTGATCCAAAGCCCAGACGGGTCAGGAACATCTTCATTTGTTCGCTGGTGGTGTTTTGGGCTTCGTCGAGAATGACGAAGGCATCGTTGAGGGTGCGACCACGCATATAGGCCAGTGGCGCGACCTCAATTGTTCCTGCTTCTAGCAGCTGCGGAATGGTTTCTGGGTTGACCATGTCGTGTAGCGCATCGTAAAGCGGACGAAGGTATGGGTCGATCTTTTCCGTCAATGAGCCGGGGAGGAATCCCAACTTCTCCCCCGCCTCAACAGCCGGACGGGTCAAGATGATGCGATTGACCTGTTTGTCTTGTAAGGCAGCAACGGCCATGGCCATCGCCAAGAAAGTCTTACCGGTACCTGCCGGACCAATGCCGAAAGTAATCGTCGAATCTTCGATGGCATCGACGTAGCTTTTCTGATTGATCGTTTTGGGTCGAATGGACCGGCCACGACCTGACAGGATTTTTAAACCTAAAACGTCGGTGGGGGCATCTGAATTGCCGGCACTGAGCATCTTGATGATCTGCTCGATCGTTTCGGCGCTCATCCGAGAACCGCGCATGGCCAGCGATCGTGCTTCTTCGGTAACACGCTGTGCTTTGCGGACCTGTGCAGGAATACCTGCCAGCACTAGGGCTTGGCCATTAGGACGGAAGTTCACCTGAGGGTAAGCACCGGAGAGGATGCGCAATAGCTCATCATTCGGGCCCAAGGTAGCAACCATGAGTTCTGCGGTTTCAAAATTTATGGTCAGTGACGCAGAATC
The nucleotide sequence above comes from Glutamicibacter sp. B1. Encoded proteins:
- the ybeY gene encoding rRNA maturation RNase YbeY, which encodes MSIEVNNETEFEVDLQDVSALADSVLKAMYLHPETEVSVVFIDEDAMSALHVEWMDLEGPTDVMSFPMDELRPGTSSAPGDNGILGDIVICPTVAQAQAQAGGHSTHDEILLLTTHGLLHLMGFDHMEPDEKEEMFTLQRRLLESYTGRPAPKETVE
- a CDS encoding PhoH family protein; the encoded protein is MQVEQNKTPADSDSASLTINFETAELMVATLGPNDELLRILSGAYPQVNFRPNGQALVLAGIPAQVRKAQRVTEEARSLAMRGSRMSAETIEQIIKMLSAGNSDAPTDVLGLKILSGRGRSIRPKTINQKSYVDAIEDSTITFGIGPAGTGKTFLAMAMAVAALQDKQVNRIILTRPAVEAGEKLGFLPGSLTEKIDPYLRPLYDALHDMVNPETIPQLLEAGTIEVAPLAYMRGRTLNDAFVILDEAQNTTSEQMKMFLTRLGFGSKMVVTGDITQVDLPGNATSGLRMASDVLEGIEDISVCRLDSSDVVRHRLIADIVSAYDRWDDTRRKEHNRGRRSK